The following coding sequences are from one Candidatus Eremiobacterota bacterium window:
- a CDS encoding serine/threonine-protein kinase, whose protein sequence is MATTDSSSENPTLSTGRGQTGPDGSGPSLSYRGDIPEEDLAAAEGRVPANWQPGDLILGLYEVMAVLGQGAFGTVHRVRHRLWNRDMAVKSLRPELIGSPGHLELFLRECEGWVNLGLHPHVVSCFYVRLLGGLPRIFSEFVAGGTLRDWMKQEKVYEFRLIIDLALQCLSGLAYAHMKGLLHRDIKPENCLVAEGERPGLKVGDFGIASGLSAAGASGGAAASGSTGAQGGSHGDDGGSIGTPSYMPPEQWSRQYGAIGPWSDIYAFGVMLFEICCGARPFDSGTEAMELVRARHIGVAPPDPATLRKDIPPRLGAFMLKCLAKNPRDRFQSCSEARGELLAIYRDLTGEEYPEEDIKAVRLLAGTLSNRGISLIDLGRGSEALGVLGEALALDPGNLHAVYNHSLLCWYIGRITDRALLEKLDAVSTTMVREKAFMRGLINRERGDDEAALADFNAAEKGAPADELALIQDARKEVREGYRPVRTIECGGAFPLGKIALSPQGTIAAACHLELNEIRAWDTATGSLLWSRGNRAPVVQPEGEFFPFYFPGLEFTGDGKVLVAAVYDGSLLMLDAKTGSPLKTLKDRTMGIYDLAVSNDGRIAATRTMGNLKSSGCLTIWDLEKGKIIHSLHEATDAAGNLALAVEGNPLFSSAFNVVRVWDTKSGGLAREFSGARVAISSAGTLALTYQDGFFRLWDVLGSRCIRTLKGSLSSRELVATHCLRLAFDHRGSELMVLDMETLQCLRTLELKSVAGGITLAPRSYFALASTETSLTLWRYPQDPRFPGASFLVASPGGSEEAVKAEKELKKQLSSISAALEQGAITAAVEAYERAKAIEGCGRLPEVLQFWTRLSRLCRRGALNDCWEEGAVTTPLHLLHRGALTRKGSFAVFMGFLETAIWDLSTMKEAVKRKDPAVSIGIDPGGAKALVIMGKYDPYGGVIETAEKDNPVYLWDIAKGQVLRPLGALGGAAKIRAGQVKAAFSVDGMRAVLCHDGRLAIYDLLTGLKAGEVECALPEDLSISPCGRMALAVMKQGGVSYTYFIDVEHDVPVHTIMGLGEILAFSRDGLFSAALDAGGTALLWNVKTGGIVHRLEGQQPGITSMDFTSDGRAAVSVSLDGSFQVWDTKSGRCLKSIGGGRSEDFRMGHPGVAVSARGDRALVWDKRGFRVFHLDWALDACGSSPWDEGARPFLELYLAEHGLTGPGTPQFKSLMEALDLAGLGGVTAEELAEKLREMSVAGKAIPLVQNTGEEMTCW, encoded by the coding sequence ATGGCAACAACTGATTCGTCTTCGGAAAACCCGACCCTTTCAACGGGGAGAGGGCAGACAGGCCCCGACGGCTCCGGGCCATCCCTCTCCTACAGGGGTGACATACCGGAAGAGGACCTGGCCGCCGCCGAAGGCCGGGTCCCGGCCAACTGGCAGCCTGGCGACCTGATCCTCGGCCTCTATGAAGTCATGGCAGTGCTGGGGCAGGGCGCCTTCGGCACCGTCCACAGGGTGCGGCACCGCCTCTGGAACAGGGACATGGCGGTGAAGTCCCTGAGGCCCGAGTTAATCGGGAGCCCCGGGCACCTGGAGCTTTTTCTTAGAGAATGCGAGGGCTGGGTCAACCTGGGGCTCCACCCCCACGTGGTGAGCTGCTTCTACGTGAGGCTCCTGGGAGGCCTCCCCCGGATCTTCAGCGAGTTCGTGGCTGGCGGGACCCTCAGGGACTGGATGAAACAGGAAAAGGTCTATGAATTCAGGCTTATCATCGATCTTGCCCTCCAGTGCCTCTCGGGCCTCGCCTATGCCCATATGAAGGGCCTTCTTCACCGCGACATAAAGCCTGAGAACTGCCTGGTCGCAGAGGGAGAGAGGCCGGGCCTCAAGGTGGGCGATTTCGGCATCGCCTCAGGGCTCTCGGCAGCCGGTGCTTCGGGCGGTGCCGCCGCTTCAGGCAGCACAGGCGCACAGGGCGGCTCACATGGCGATGACGGGGGCTCCATCGGCACCCCCTCCTACATGCCTCCCGAGCAGTGGTCCAGGCAGTACGGCGCAATAGGGCCCTGGAGCGACATATACGCCTTCGGCGTGATGCTCTTTGAAATATGCTGCGGCGCGAGGCCCTTCGACAGCGGCACCGAGGCCATGGAGCTCGTGCGGGCCCGGCACATCGGCGTGGCGCCTCCCGATCCCGCGACGCTGAGGAAGGACATCCCTCCGCGTCTTGGGGCCTTCATGCTGAAATGCCTCGCCAAAAATCCCCGGGACCGCTTTCAGAGCTGCAGCGAGGCCCGCGGCGAGCTCCTCGCGATATACCGGGACTTGACCGGCGAAGAATACCCTGAAGAAGACATCAAGGCGGTGAGGCTCCTTGCCGGCACGCTGAGCAACCGCGGCATCTCGCTCATCGACCTGGGAAGAGGCAGTGAAGCCCTCGGCGTCCTTGGTGAAGCCCTGGCCCTTGATCCGGGCAACCTCCATGCCGTCTATAACCATAGCCTTCTCTGCTGGTATATCGGCAGGATTACCGACAGGGCGCTGCTGGAGAAGCTTGATGCAGTGAGCACCACTATGGTGAGGGAAAAGGCTTTCATGAGGGGCCTCATCAACAGGGAGCGCGGCGATGATGAGGCCGCCCTTGCTGATTTCAACGCCGCGGAGAAGGGCGCCCCTGCCGATGAGCTTGCACTCATCCAGGATGCGCGGAAAGAAGTGCGCGAAGGTTACCGCCCCGTGAGGACCATCGAGTGCGGGGGTGCTTTCCCCCTGGGAAAGATTGCCCTCTCCCCCCAGGGCACCATAGCGGCAGCATGCCACCTGGAGCTAAATGAGATCCGTGCCTGGGACACCGCCACGGGGAGCCTCCTCTGGAGCAGGGGAAACAGGGCCCCTGTGGTGCAGCCGGAAGGTGAGTTCTTTCCCTTCTACTTCCCGGGCCTTGAGTTTACCGGTGACGGGAAGGTCCTCGTGGCGGCCGTCTATGATGGATCGCTTCTCATGCTTGATGCGAAGACAGGATCACCCTTGAAGACTCTGAAAGACAGAACCATGGGAATCTATGACCTCGCGGTGTCAAATGACGGGCGCATAGCGGCGACCCGGACGATGGGCAACCTCAAGAGCAGTGGGTGCCTCACCATATGGGACCTTGAAAAGGGAAAAATCATCCACTCCCTTCACGAAGCGACGGATGCCGCGGGGAACCTTGCCCTCGCCGTCGAGGGAAACCCTCTCTTCTCTTCGGCTTTCAATGTGGTGAGGGTCTGGGATACCAAATCAGGGGGTTTGGCCAGGGAGTTTTCCGGCGCCCGCGTGGCCATTTCCAGCGCCGGCACACTGGCCCTCACCTATCAGGATGGTTTTTTCAGGCTCTGGGATGTCCTCGGCAGCCGGTGCATCAGGACCTTGAAAGGCTCCCTCTCATCCCGGGAGCTTGTGGCCACCCACTGCCTGCGCCTTGCCTTTGACCACCGCGGCTCGGAACTCATGGTTCTGGACATGGAGACCCTCCAGTGCCTCAGAACCCTCGAGCTCAAGTCCGTCGCGGGGGGGATCACGCTGGCGCCCCGCTCGTACTTTGCCCTTGCCTCTACGGAGACCTCCCTTACCCTGTGGCGGTATCCCCAGGACCCCCGTTTCCCCGGGGCTTCCTTCCTCGTGGCTTCCCCCGGCGGGAGCGAGGAGGCCGTCAAGGCGGAAAAGGAGCTAAAAAAACAGCTTTCATCAATCTCGGCAGCCCTTGAGCAGGGCGCCATCACTGCGGCAGTGGAGGCCTATGAGAGGGCGAAAGCCATCGAGGGATGCGGGCGCCTCCCCGAGGTCCTGCAATTCTGGACCAGGCTTTCCCGGCTTTGCAGGCGCGGCGCTCTCAATGACTGCTGGGAGGAAGGCGCCGTGACAACTCCCCTCCATCTCCTCCACCGGGGGGCTCTCACGCGCAAGGGGAGCTTTGCCGTCTTCATGGGCTTCCTGGAGACAGCCATATGGGATCTTTCGACAATGAAAGAGGCGGTGAAGAGAAAGGATCCCGCCGTATCGATCGGTATCGATCCCGGCGGGGCGAAGGCCCTGGTGATAATGGGGAAATATGATCCTTACGGTGGTGTCATTGAGACCGCGGAGAAGGACAATCCGGTCTATCTCTGGGATATTGCGAAGGGCCAGGTCCTCAGGCCCCTGGGAGCGCTGGGCGGCGCCGCGAAAATCAGGGCAGGCCAGGTAAAGGCAGCATTTTCCGTTGACGGTATGAGGGCAGTCCTCTGCCATGACGGCAGGCTTGCCATTTACGATCTCCTAACAGGCCTGAAAGCAGGAGAAGTGGAATGCGCCCTCCCCGAGGACCTCTCTATCTCTCCCTGCGGCAGGATGGCCCTCGCCGTCATGAAGCAGGGCGGCGTCTCTTACACCTATTTTATCGACGTGGAGCATGATGTGCCTGTCCACACCATCATGGGCCTCGGGGAGATCCTTGCATTCTCCAGGGATGGCCTCTTCTCTGCGGCGCTTGACGCTGGCGGCACGGCCCTGCTGTGGAATGTGAAAACAGGGGGCATCGTGCACCGCCTTGAAGGGCAGCAGCCCGGCATCACGTCAATGGACTTCACTTCAGACGGCAGGGCTGCCGTGTCGGTGAGCCTCGACGGGTCCTTCCAGGTATGGGACACGAAAAGCGGCCGGTGCCTGAAAAGCATCGGCGGCGGGCGCTCCGAAGACTTCCGCATGGGTCATCCGGGGGTGGCCGTCTCAGCCCGGGGAGACAGGGCTCTTGTGTGGGACAAGAGGGGCTTCAGGGTTTTCCATCTTGACTGGGCGCTTGATGCCTGCGGATCCTCACCATGGGACGAGGGCGCGCGGCCTTTTCTTGAGCTCTACCTCGCGGAGCATGGGCTCACCGGACCCGGTACGCCGCAATTCAAGAGCCTCATGGAAGCTCTGGACCTCGCGGGCCTTGGAGGAGTCACCGCCGAAGAGCTTGCAGAAAAGCTCCGGGAAATGAGCGTCGCGGGAAAGGCAATTCCGCTGGTCCAGAACACCGGTGAAGAGATGACGTGCTGGTAG
- a CDS encoding ankyrin repeat domain-containing protein has product MGSLFKGSGALHDAVTKSDIGKVTEILAKDPRIVNEKNKEGLTPLHLAALEGNVVLLELLLKKGARINELDTGKTGNTALFLTARNGYLEATDFLLSMGADINIKGKVGMSALFGAVASKKPEVIKLLVEKGADINAVTDQNVNVLELAAVYKDIPTAELLLSMGSDADVKNNAIKQLFLAAAEGGSKAVIETLIARGMPLDVAYDDGLVALHHAACYGYMDIAKLLLDKGAPINVKEPAEWKTPLHFAVYKDLRDMVAFLISRGADVNAQTNEMITPLHISKSGAIAEMLLEAGANVNTETTQHMTPLLSSIAYADTHQVEVLLDWGADLNAKIQGMTVLQFVRSGKRRDVTALVEQFSSGARRPTGGKKQGAQPGGPQAAPGYKPAPQSPPGYKPAAQPAPGYKPQATQEAPAGAPPKGFQKYINPGAAAGQQPAAAASEAEELARYVTWEKEKKEMRRLEREKDTTDYDSLLKELLGKVRKSDPTVDFTLLRKAYSRSSLYSPYDMQRLEDTKMVDALGNQGQWNKLLELTRHIFSYNPVEINSHFWSAFAHNKTGNAQMQQFHAYVYKGLLNSLQASGDGRSKETAYQVISIKEEYAVLENIEGLSLVGRQKIEDAASSYDVFEVQTQAGRETVYFNIDALAYH; this is encoded by the coding sequence ATGGGAAGTCTTTTCAAGGGAAGCGGCGCCCTGCATGACGCTGTCACGAAAAGCGACATCGGCAAGGTGACAGAGATCCTTGCGAAAGATCCCCGGATCGTCAACGAAAAAAACAAGGAAGGCCTCACCCCCCTTCACCTTGCCGCCCTTGAGGGCAACGTGGTTCTGCTGGAGCTCCTGCTGAAAAAAGGAGCCCGGATCAACGAACTCGACACCGGGAAGACCGGAAACACTGCCCTGTTCCTCACTGCAAGGAACGGGTACCTGGAGGCCACTGATTTTCTTCTCTCCATGGGCGCTGACATCAACATCAAGGGAAAAGTCGGCATGTCGGCATTGTTTGGGGCCGTGGCATCAAAAAAACCTGAGGTGATAAAGCTCCTCGTTGAAAAAGGGGCTGATATCAATGCAGTCACCGATCAGAATGTGAACGTGCTCGAGCTGGCGGCAGTCTACAAGGATATACCGACGGCCGAGCTCCTGCTCTCAATGGGGTCCGATGCCGATGTGAAGAATAATGCCATCAAGCAGCTCTTTCTCGCCGCAGCCGAGGGTGGCAGCAAGGCCGTGATCGAGACGCTCATCGCCAGGGGGATGCCCCTTGACGTGGCTTATGACGACGGCCTCGTAGCCCTCCACCACGCGGCCTGCTACGGCTACATGGACATCGCAAAGCTCCTGCTGGACAAGGGCGCCCCGATCAATGTGAAGGAGCCCGCCGAATGGAAAACGCCCCTCCACTTCGCCGTGTACAAAGACCTGAGAGACATGGTGGCCTTTCTCATCTCCCGGGGCGCCGATGTGAACGCGCAGACCAATGAAATGATAACGCCCCTCCATATCTCGAAAAGCGGCGCCATCGCGGAGATGCTGCTGGAGGCGGGCGCCAACGTGAACACCGAGACCACGCAGCATATGACGCCTCTCCTCTCATCGATTGCCTATGCCGACACACACCAGGTGGAGGTGCTCCTTGACTGGGGCGCCGATCTCAATGCGAAAATACAGGGCATGACGGTCCTGCAGTTTGTCAGGTCGGGGAAGAGAAGAGATGTCACCGCCCTCGTGGAGCAGTTCAGCTCCGGCGCGAGGCGGCCCACGGGCGGCAAAAAGCAGGGCGCACAGCCGGGGGGACCCCAGGCAGCGCCTGGTTATAAGCCAGCCCCGCAGAGCCCGCCGGGCTACAAGCCTGCGGCCCAGCCGGCGCCGGGGTATAAACCCCAGGCAACCCAGGAGGCTCCCGCGGGAGCACCTCCCAAGGGCTTCCAGAAGTACATCAATCCAGGGGCTGCGGCAGGGCAGCAGCCCGCCGCGGCAGCTTCCGAGGCCGAGGAGCTTGCGCGCTATGTCACGTGGGAAAAAGAGAAGAAGGAGATGCGCCGCCTTGAGAGGGAGAAGGATACCACCGACTACGACAGCCTTTTGAAAGAGCTCCTCGGGAAAGTCCGCAAGAGCGATCCTACGGTGGACTTCACCCTTCTGCGCAAGGCTTACTCCCGGTCATCGCTTTACTCCCCCTACGACATGCAGAGGCTTGAAGACACCAAGATGGTGGACGCCCTGGGGAACCAGGGGCAGTGGAATAAGCTGCTGGAGCTCACCCGCCATATTTTCTCATACAACCCCGTGGAAATCAACTCCCACTTCTGGAGTGCCTTTGCTCACAACAAGACAGGCAACGCCCAGATGCAGCAGTTTCACGCCTATGTCTACAAAGGGCTTCTCAACTCCCTCCAGGCCTCAGGTGACGGGAGAAGCAAGGAGACGGCGTACCAGGTCATCTCCATCAAGGAGGAATACGCCGTGCTCGAGAACATCGAGGGCCTTTCCCTGGTAGGGAGGCAGAAAATAGAGGACGCCGCGAGCTCCTATGATGTCTTCGAGGTGCAGACCCAGGCGGGCCGGGAGACAGTCTACTTCAACATTGACGCCCTCGCCTATCACTGA
- a CDS encoding radical SAM protein, whose protein sequence is MEEEKAGGPVYILELTQRCNHSCPHCFNVWKLGGPYPEEKLDTEGWKGLVGKLKEETGCQFLTLSGGEPLLHRDFFVILAHIHSLGIGTSLITNGSLLTGEKIGKCIDLGVEIFELPLLSNRREVHNGMSGAPSFDKVVNAVADIKERGGKVVTVFVATKKNIGDFEKTFELAFALGVDGIMLNRFNPGGGAVEIMESLLPSIESLRKTLDSAERLSEKTGIPVSCAIPMPPCVFPMEKYRRVGSGFCPVGTDSAYYTIDPCGNVRPCNHSTVILGNLLEMSVKEILESPRLKVFIDAIPPFCAPCSLKETCRGSCKASAQVCYGDLMREEPFLVQAARELPALAKR, encoded by the coding sequence ATGGAAGAAGAAAAGGCAGGAGGGCCTGTCTATATCCTGGAGCTCACCCAGCGCTGCAACCATTCCTGCCCCCACTGCTTCAACGTGTGGAAGCTCGGCGGGCCGTACCCTGAAGAAAAGCTGGACACCGAAGGGTGGAAAGGCCTCGTCGGGAAGCTTAAGGAGGAGACAGGGTGCCAGTTTCTCACCCTCTCGGGAGGCGAGCCCCTGCTGCATAGGGATTTTTTTGTCATCCTCGCCCATATCCACTCCCTCGGCATAGGGACTTCCCTTATCACCAACGGCTCTCTTCTCACCGGCGAGAAAATTGGGAAATGTATCGACCTGGGCGTTGAAATCTTTGAGCTTCCCCTGCTCTCCAACAGGAGAGAGGTCCACAACGGCATGAGCGGAGCCCCTTCCTTCGACAAGGTGGTCAACGCCGTCGCCGACATCAAGGAGCGTGGCGGAAAAGTAGTCACTGTCTTCGTGGCGACAAAGAAGAACATCGGGGACTTCGAAAAAACCTTCGAGCTTGCCTTCGCTCTGGGCGTGGACGGGATTATGCTCAACCGCTTCAATCCAGGAGGCGGCGCCGTGGAGATCATGGAGAGCCTCCTGCCCTCCATTGAGAGCCTGCGGAAAACCCTGGACTCCGCGGAGCGCCTCTCTGAAAAAACCGGCATCCCCGTGAGCTGCGCCATTCCCATGCCCCCCTGCGTGTTCCCCATGGAGAAGTATCGCCGCGTGGGATCAGGATTCTGCCCCGTGGGGACCGACAGCGCCTATTACACCATAGATCCCTGCGGTAACGTGCGCCCCTGTAACCACAGCACGGTAATCCTCGGCAACCTGCTCGAAATGTCCGTCAAGGAGATTCTTGAAAGCCCCCGCCTTAAAGTTTTTATCGATGCCATTCCCCCCTTCTGCGCACCCTGCTCTCTGAAAGAGACCTGCAGGGGAAGCTGCAAGGCCTCGGCGCAGGTCTGCTACGGCGACCTCATGAGGGAAGAGCCTTTTCTGGTCCAGGCGGCACGGGAGCTGCCGGCGCTGGCAAAGCGCTGA
- a CDS encoding glycosyltransferase, which translates to MQEHLTRVLLYSHNAIGLGHAFRSLAIITGMRRSRPDVDFLVISGTSVPHIFFREGIEVIKLPALKTDISVPGQHFSPRYLKSMNTADLVEYRKKIILEGFNFFKPQAVFIEHTMGGLLGEALPLVMEKDRRRGSPEDFALVHLSRGIVAGTPRLTVPSFQDREGKCMDAAGVFDFIYVFEERGTVDVNREFYGDDPALEKQINYVGKICTANPGELMKGEEVRRRFCLDGRPVIVASLGRHGDIGAMAAHLMEAIESLGLPRSHQVIIILDPYLDGETLGSLRSSHGLKARLIPFTANLVDLISLSDLYICRAGYNTVTEVLMTGARALIIPEHHPSGEQERRAAALTGGQLAVIDAKRFLEADASPLIRELLARDKSASRAAFDRFLIGEQMVKDLEGWLSRKPHICSSQLR; encoded by the coding sequence ATGCAAGAACATCTTACGCGGGTTCTGCTCTATTCCCATAACGCCATTGGCCTGGGCCATGCCTTCAGGAGCCTTGCCATCATAACCGGCATGAGGCGCTCCAGGCCTGACGTGGACTTTCTCGTCATCTCGGGGACCTCGGTACCCCACATTTTCTTCCGTGAAGGCATCGAGGTCATCAAGCTCCCGGCCCTCAAGACCGATATCAGCGTCCCGGGCCAGCATTTTTCGCCACGCTACCTCAAGTCGATGAATACCGCTGATCTCGTGGAATACCGCAAAAAGATCATTCTGGAGGGCTTCAATTTTTTCAAGCCCCAGGCAGTTTTCATAGAGCACACCATGGGAGGCCTTCTTGGCGAGGCCCTCCCTCTGGTCATGGAGAAAGACCGGCGCCGCGGATCACCTGAGGATTTCGCCCTCGTGCACCTTTCCAGGGGTATCGTGGCGGGGACCCCGCGGCTTACCGTGCCCTCCTTTCAGGACCGGGAGGGAAAGTGCATGGATGCGGCCGGTGTTTTTGACTTTATCTATGTCTTCGAGGAGCGCGGCACCGTTGACGTCAACAGGGAGTTCTACGGGGACGATCCCGCCCTGGAAAAGCAGATCAACTACGTGGGAAAAATCTGCACCGCGAATCCCGGTGAGCTTATGAAGGGGGAAGAGGTCCGCCGGCGCTTCTGCCTGGACGGGCGCCCCGTTATCGTGGCGAGCCTCGGGAGGCATGGCGATATTGGCGCAATGGCGGCACACCTTATGGAGGCCATTGAAAGCCTGGGTCTGCCGAGGAGCCACCAGGTGATAATAATACTTGACCCTTACCTTGACGGTGAGACCCTCGGGAGCCTGCGAAGCAGCCATGGCCTGAAGGCAAGGCTCATCCCCTTCACGGCAAACCTTGTCGATCTTATCAGTCTCTCGGACCTCTACATCTGCCGTGCAGGCTACAACACCGTCACGGAGGTCCTCATGACAGGGGCGCGGGCCCTCATCATCCCCGAGCACCACCCGAGCGGGGAGCAGGAAAGGAGAGCGGCGGCTCTTACCGGCGGGCAGCTTGCAGTCATCGATGCAAAGCGCTTCCTGGAGGCAGACGCCTCACCTCTCATCAGGGAGCTCCTCGCCAGGGATAAAAGCGCTTCGCGCGCCGCTTTTGACCGGTTCCTCATCGGGGAGCAGATGGTGAAGGATCTGGAGGGCTGGCTTTCACGTAAGCCCCATATCTGTTCTTCTCAGCTACGATAG
- a CDS encoding MFS transporter — translation MTVSLMQWLRFLFRSLRHRECRLFFIGQCGALVGGWMQTLAMNWLVFKIAGSASMLGFVYLVNQGATFLVAPLAGVYLDRLDRRKVYRITQGLTMMLNIFSGILVFTGSMTLPHVFIINLIMGLVSGVDMPAGQTMLSDVTGRKEDLGNVIALNGALINGAKIVGPLVAGVVVDDFGLSACFILSGLCYVTMLIALSLFTVKPAGAEAKRGDFLKDFREGFRYVCTSPAIMATLALYFLLCVMNRPMLILRPAFVGGVFSRGAEGYGLLMAAMGAGSLCGALYMAAMKDSRGMGKVLVVSACLLGLGQIGFSLAAAAVVMFFCELVIGIGMRAQMVASNTYLQEVVDEGKRGRVMSFFSTTFVAASLIGDVIAAEGPALLTLKGTLMWSGVLCIAGGLLFLPWLPLLRKTTEAHMGKQKAV, via the coding sequence ATGACCGTCTCATTGATGCAGTGGCTCCGCTTTCTGTTCAGGTCACTCCGCCACAGGGAGTGCCGCCTTTTTTTCATCGGCCAGTGCGGCGCCCTCGTGGGGGGATGGATGCAGACCCTCGCGATGAACTGGCTCGTCTTCAAGATAGCGGGCTCGGCATCAATGCTCGGCTTTGTATACCTTGTCAACCAGGGCGCCACTTTCCTTGTGGCACCCCTGGCAGGCGTTTACCTCGACCGCCTGGACCGCCGGAAGGTGTACCGCATCACCCAGGGCCTCACCATGATGCTGAATATTTTCTCGGGAATCCTGGTCTTCACGGGATCGATGACCCTGCCCCATGTCTTTATCATCAACCTCATCATGGGCCTGGTGAGCGGCGTTGACATGCCGGCAGGCCAGACCATGCTCTCTGACGTGACGGGGAGAAAAGAGGATCTCGGCAATGTCATCGCTCTCAACGGCGCCCTGATAAACGGCGCCAAAATCGTGGGCCCCCTCGTTGCCGGCGTGGTCGTTGATGATTTCGGCCTCTCCGCCTGTTTCATCCTGAGCGGTCTCTGCTATGTCACGATGCTAATCGCCCTCTCGCTTTTCACTGTGAAGCCGGCAGGCGCCGAGGCAAAAAGAGGAGACTTCCTGAAGGATTTCAGGGAGGGCTTTCGCTATGTATGCACATCACCGGCCATTATGGCAACGCTCGCTCTCTACTTTCTTCTCTGCGTTATGAACAGGCCAATGCTCATACTGCGCCCTGCTTTTGTGGGCGGCGTCTTCTCCAGGGGCGCCGAGGGCTATGGACTGCTTATGGCGGCCATGGGAGCAGGCTCACTGTGTGGCGCCCTTTATATGGCTGCGATGAAAGACTCGCGGGGTATGGGGAAGGTCCTCGTGGTGTCTGCGTGTCTGCTGGGTCTTGGCCAGATCGGGTTTTCCCTTGCCGCGGCAGCTGTCGTGATGTTCTTCTGTGAGCTTGTCATTGGCATCGGTATGAGGGCCCAGATGGTGGCATCCAACACTTACCTCCAGGAGGTGGTGGACGAGGGAAAGCGCGGCCGCGTCATGAGCTTCTTCTCGACTACTTTTGTCGCAGCCTCTCTTATCGGTGATGTCATCGCCGCAGAGGGACCTGCCCTTTTGACCCTCAAGGGGACTCTTATGTGGAGCGGCGTGCTGTGCATCGCCGGCGGCCTGCTCTTTCTCCCCTGGCTCCCGCTTCTCAGGAAAACAACAGAGGCCCATATGGGGAAGCAAAAGGCGGTATAA
- a CDS encoding nucleobase:cation symporter-2 family protein codes for MMAALRNCRPVDEVLPPGRMSVLGFQHVLAMYAGAVAVPLILGSTLSLTKQQVAMLINADLFTCGIATLLQTLGLTRFIGIRLPVLLGVSFASLSTMITVGKTLGMPYVYGSILVSGLFVLLFAKFLSRLRPLFPPLVVGTVLVIIGASLMQVGFRWAAGGADSPDFGAPVHFITAISVLLVIILITRFGKGFFTSIAVLTAMIGGTACWFFMGRISLAGIDAEPWVAFIRPFWFGMPRFDLIAIANMILVACVNVVESMGVFISAGSICDVPVEEKEIAAGLRSEGLAVILGSCLNSFPYVTFGQNLGLLSLTRVKSRFVVALAGAFLVILGLFPKIGFLVASIPEAVLGGAALVMFGMVIAAGLNILKEVDFSALENQFTAAVAFGVGLGVSLTPQAFSRLPEALQLIFSNGIVVGTLTAVLLCCLFSGKKEKPGTAP; via the coding sequence ATGATGGCTGCCTTGCGGAACTGCCGTCCCGTCGATGAAGTGCTGCCGCCCGGCAGAATGTCCGTGCTGGGCTTCCAGCATGTGCTTGCCATGTACGCCGGCGCCGTGGCAGTGCCGCTCATCCTGGGCTCAACGCTCAGCCTGACGAAGCAGCAGGTGGCTATGCTCATCAATGCGGATCTTTTCACCTGCGGAATCGCCACGCTGCTGCAGACTCTCGGGCTGACAAGGTTCATAGGCATAAGGCTTCCGGTGCTGCTGGGCGTGAGCTTCGCTTCGCTCTCCACCATGATCACCGTGGGAAAAACGCTGGGGATGCCTTATGTATACGGCTCCATTCTTGTCTCCGGGCTTTTCGTGCTGCTCTTTGCGAAGTTCCTGAGCAGGCTCCGCCCCCTTTTCCCCCCGCTCGTAGTCGGGACGGTGCTGGTCATAATAGGCGCAAGCCTCATGCAGGTGGGCTTCCGGTGGGCCGCGGGAGGTGCCGACTCTCCGGACTTCGGCGCCCCGGTGCATTTTATCACGGCCATATCGGTCCTCCTGGTCATCATCCTTATCACCCGCTTCGGGAAGGGATTTTTCACCTCAATTGCCGTCCTCACGGCGATGATTGGCGGCACGGCCTGCTGGTTCTTCATGGGGAGAATCAGCCTGGCAGGAATTGACGCCGAGCCCTGGGTGGCCTTCATCAGGCCTTTCTGGTTCGGCATGCCCCGCTTTGACCTCATAGCCATCGCCAACATGATCCTCGTGGCATGTGTCAATGTCGTGGAATCAATGGGTGTGTTCATCTCGGCGGGCTCTATATGTGACGTCCCCGTTGAAGAAAAGGAGATCGCCGCGGGCCTCAGGTCGGAAGGGCTTGCCGTCATCCTGGGAAGCTGCCTTAACTCCTTTCCCTATGTCACCTTTGGCCAGAACCTGGGGCTTCTTTCCCTCACGAGGGTAAAAAGCCGCTTCGTCGTGGCGCTGGCGGGAGCTTTCCTGGTTATCCTGGGGCTCTTCCCGAAGATCGGCTTCCTTGTGGCGTCTATTCCCGAAGCCGTGCTGGGCGGCGCCGCCCTGGTGATGTTCGGCATGGTGATAGCCGCGGGCCTCAATATCCTGAAGGAAGTTGATTTCTCCGCCCTGGAGAACCAGTTCACGGCCGCCGTCGCCTTTGGCGTAGGCCTTGGAGTATCCCTTACCCCCCAGGCATTTTCCAGGCTCCCGGAAGCCCTGCAGCTCATATTCTCAAACGGAATAGTGGTGGGAACTCTGACGGCCGTGCTGCTCTGCTGCCTCTTCAGCGGTAAAAAAGAAAAACCCGGGACCGCTCCCTAG